One Deinococcus humi genomic window, GATCTCGGTGCGGGACACCAGCCTGAGTGCCAGCGGAGAGGGCGGGGCCATCGAGGCGGGCGCGCCGCTGCGGGTGACCTTCTCCCGGCATTTTGCGCAGTCGATCCGCGAAGGGTTTTACCAGATTCTCGATGCTGAGCTGCTCGGCGATCTCAAACAGCCCACGGCGCGGAGTCTGTACCGGGTGCTACAGGCGCACCGGGTGGGTGACGACGGATCGCTGGCCCGCGAACTGCCAGTTATCATGGCGGCTTGGCGGGAGGCGACGGGGCTAAGCGGCCAGCGGTCCAACAACGTCAAACGGACCCTGGATGGGGCCCATGCCCACCTGATTGCGGCGAAGTATCTGCGCGACGTGAACTACAAGGGTTCCGGTGAAGAGACGCGCATCACGTACGAGTTCGCCGGCGAGGTTGATCCCGAGCTGGTCAGGTTGCTCACCGACATGAAAGTGACGCGTCCGGTGGCTGAGGCGCTGGTGGCCGAGCACCCCGACCGGATTCGTGAGGTGGTCCGGGCAGTAGAGTTACGCATGAGCGAGGGCTTCAAGCCGCGTTCGCTGGGCGCGACGATGGTGGACGCTGTTCGGAATCCGGAGAAGTACCTCGTTTCAGCGTCTGCTTCCCAGCCGGTCTCCCCTCCCCCACGGGCCAAACCCAGGAAGTTGCCCGAGCCGCAG contains:
- a CDS encoding replication initiator protein A — encoded protein: MHQGNEPLINELTLARSGVFSILNRESGDDQSWETTFSIGDRDFYVQGVAARGRPHGVDPDVLLALQTLFFDAGCPDDDTVECTAYALLKLTPMGTRGNAYSRLRDSLLRLEGVSWLTRVSRQSGGRFRGTTETNRLIDRISVRDTSLSASGEGGAIEAGAPLRVTFSRHFAQSIREGFYQILDAELLGDLKQPTARSLYRVLQAHRVGDDGSLARELPVIMAAWREATGLSGQRSNNVKRTLDGAHAHLIAAKYLRDVNYKGSGEETRITYEFAGEVDPELVRLLTDMKVTRPVAEALVAEHPDRIREVVRAVELRMSEGFKPRSLGATMVDAVRNPEKYLVSASASQPVSPPPRAKPRKLPEPQPMLLPLSQDESLGMVANILRVKLGRAPHAAALAKLRALPPAMVDRLVAAATGQEDLIQVAQEATGEVL